In the Balaenoptera ricei isolate mBalRic1 chromosome 1, mBalRic1.hap2, whole genome shotgun sequence genome, GCATCTGAGGAGTGTATGATTGACAGAGGGGGAGGGAgtcttctccctcctttccagTCTCGCCCACCTCTGCCTTCCTGaccaccccacccctgcagaGGCGGAGGAGTTGATTCATCAGAGCCGCAGTTACTGGGGGACTGGGTTACTGTGCTACAAGGCCGGAGCCCATGTAGCCTTTCTCTTCCACTTTCTGCCACTGCCATGTGGTGGGCAGATGTAGGCAGGactcccctcacctttcccactTTGTCCAAAAAACTACTGAGTAAGTTAGGTCACAGACTGCAGCTTGGTCCTATGCCCCCCTTCCCTTCTTGAACGTCCTTCCCTCTTGTGGTCAGACAAATGTAAACCAATCTCAACTCACGTAGGAGCAAGGTAGGAGGACCCATCTAAGCTTTGAGCCTAAGCTAGAAATATCTAGAAGAGGCATAGTCAGGGTGTGGGAGAGCACAGCCTGCACAGAAAGACCCAGAGCAGAGGGCGAGAGAAACTTGTGGACATGGCAAAACGTGGCCTTGTCATCATGGCTGGATTGTTGGGACACCTTTAAGTGGGCTGGCCTGAATTCCAGGGCGCTATGAACCCCAGATATTGAGAACCATCCTGGCCTTGGCAGGTGGGCAGCCGCCCCTTCACTGCGGAGCTCCTGGCTGCACGGCCGTCCCGGCTGGAGGGCCTGGGGGTCCTCAGGGCGAGGTGACCCTGCGCGTGCCCCTCCCCACGCTGGGCGCCCCCCAACACCACCCCCTCGTTTCCTCTCCGCCTGCAGGTCCGGTCGGGGCTCTGGGCCCGCGGACGTCAGCACAAACCTGGAGGAGCCGCGGGGAGGGAACTGCGGCCgcgcctttcttcttcctcctcctgccgCCTCAGCCACCTTGTCCCCGGCCACACATCAGGCCAGCGCTCCGGGCTCATACTTTCAAAGGCCTTTTACCTTTTCTAGGTCACGATTTTCTTGCTTTTGGCCAAAGGCCACTGCAGAATTTACAGAACGAGGCGCAGGCGCAACACGGTCTTCGGAGGACGGAGCTCGCGGGGCTGACGGGCGGCTCCCCCGCCCCGGTCTCTGCCCGCTCCTCCCGCAGCGGCGACCCCGGCGGCGGACACAGCCGCATCGGGCGGGGCTGTGATTCCTCTCTCCCGGGCGGGCTGAGCCCGGGGCACCGTCCCCGCCCAGGGGCTGCTGGAGGCCGCGGGCGGAGCCGGAGGTGCTGGACGGAGGGCGGCGCCGCGGGCGGGGCTCGGGGTCCATCGCCTGCCCTGTCCCCTGAGTGGCCGCGTGCCTCGTGGCCGGGAGGCACAGCCCTCCGGGCCTCACGTCCCCCGCCAGGACAGGGGTGAGAAGCACACCCCGTGCGGCTGTGGCCAGGGTTCAGTGAGGCGATGCAGATGGGGTCCGTGTGCCTGGCTTCCAGAACTTTCCATGAGACCCCAATCG is a window encoding:
- the LOC132362587 gene encoding uncharacterized protein LOC132362587 isoform X5, with amino-acid sequence MDPEPRPRRRPPSSTSGSARGLQQPLGGDGAPGSARPGERNHSPARCGCVRRRGRRCGRSGQRPGRGSRPSAPRAPSSEDRVAPAPRSVNSAVAFGQKQENRDLEKVLRRLNSLCGSREQNEDQLAEPSRRQVAWRPPEHWKRENGLKGAESLEDPPVSWGSINVTMMTGSSRPTSSHLGLLQAQLLHPRDA
- the LOC132362587 gene encoding uncharacterized protein LOC132362587 isoform X9 — protein: MDPEPRPRRRPPSSTSGSARGLQQPLGGDGAPGSARPGERNHSPARCGCVRRRGRRCGRSGQRPGRGSRPSAPRAPSSEDRVAPAPRSVNSAVAFGQKQENRDLEKVLRRLNSLCGSREQNEDQLAEPSRRQPPQGSCWLKKDLRTDRSPPTPSRRALSPAEEKPQGRTQAQTLQATHRLTKLRT
- the LOC132362587 gene encoding uncharacterized protein LOC132362587 isoform X6 — its product is MDPEPRPRRRPPSSTSGSARGLQQPLGGDGAPGSARPGERNHSPARCGCVRRRGRRCGRSGQRPGRGSRPSAPRAPSSEDRVAPAPRSVNSAVAFGQKQENRDLEKVLRRLNSLCGSREQNEDQLAEPSRRQPPQGSCWLKKDLRTDRSPPTPSRRALSPAEEKPQGRTQAQTLQATHRLPPAQLLT
- the LOC132362587 gene encoding uncharacterized protein LOC132362587 isoform X7; the protein is MDPEPRPRRRPPSSTSGSARGLQQPLGGDGAPGSARPGERNHSPARCGCVRRRGRRCGRSGQRPGRGSRPSAPRAPSSEDRVAPAPRSVNSAVAFGQKQENRDLEKVLRRLNSLCGSREQNEDQLAEPSRRQPPQGSCWLKKDLRTDRSPPTPSRRALSPAEEKPQGRTQAQTLQATHRLASAQPV
- the LOC132362587 gene encoding uncharacterized protein LOC132362587 isoform X2, producing the protein MDPEPRPRRRPPSSTSGSARGLQQPLGGDGAPGSARPGERNHSPARCGCVRRRGRRCGRSGQRPGRGSRPSAPRAPSSEDRVAPAPRSVNSAVAFGQKQENRDLEKVLRRLNSLCGSREQNEDQLAEPSRRQEEKPQGRTQAQTLQATHRLVAWRPPEHWKRENGLKGAESLEDPPVSWGSINVTMMTGSSRPTSSHLGLLQAQLLHPRDA
- the LOC132362587 gene encoding uncharacterized protein LOC132362587 isoform X11, which encodes MDPEPRPRRRPPSSTSGSARGLQQPLGGDGAPGSARPGERNHSPARCGCVRRRGRRCGRSGQRPGRGSRPSAPRAPSSEDRVAPAPRSVNSAVAFGQKQENRDLEKVLRRLNSLCGSREQNEDQLAEPSRRQEEKPQGRTQAQTLQATHRLPPAQLLT
- the LOC132362587 gene encoding uncharacterized protein LOC132362587 isoform X4, with the protein product MDPEPRPRRRPPSSTSGSARGLQQPLGGDGAPGSARPGERNHSPARCGCVRRRGRRCGRSGQRPGRGSRPSAPRAPSSEDRVAPAPRSVNSAVAFGQKQENRDLEKVLRRLNSLCGSREQNEDQLAEPSRRQPPQGSCWLKKDLRTDRSPPTPSRRALSPAEEKPQGRTQAQTLQATHRLGTRVRALVWEDPTCRRATTPVSHNY
- the LOC132362587 gene encoding uncharacterized protein LOC132362587 isoform X3 yields the protein MDPEPRPRRRPPSSTSGSARGLQQPLGGDGAPGSARPGERNHSPARCGCVRRRGRRCGRSGQRPGRGSRPSAPRAPSSEDRVAPAPRSVNSAVAFGQKQENRDLEKVLRRLNSLCGSREQNEDQLAEPSRRQPPQGSCWLKKDLRTDRSPPTPSRRALSPAEEKPQGRTQAQTLQATHRLGTRVRALVWEDPTCRRATKPVSHNY
- the LOC132362587 gene encoding uncharacterized protein LOC132362587 isoform X12, which translates into the protein MDPEPRPRRRPPSSTSGSARGLQQPLGGDGAPGSARPGERNHSPARCGCVRRRGRRCGRSGQRPGRGSRPSAPRAPSSEDRVAPAPRSVNSAVAFGQKQENRDLEKVLRRLNSLCGSREQNEDQLAEPSRRQEEKPQGRTQAQTLQATHRLASAQPV